CTAAAGAACATTTGTACCAACTCCATAAACATAACAATAACCCCTAAAGAAATAGCATCGCTTTCTAACACACGTAAACCGCCATACCAGAAAATAAGACCAATAGTTATAGAAGAAGCAATTTCTGCAATTGGAAAAAAGATAGAGTTGTACCAAACGGTTTTTATCCAACCTTTTCTATGCTTGTCATTTATAACCTTAAAGTTTTTATATTCTGTTTCTTCCCTAGCAAAGATTTGAACAATCTTCATTCCCGTAATACGCTCTTGTACAAAAGAGTTTAGGTTAGAAACTTGTGTTCTCACTTCCTCAAAAGCAGATTTCATTTTCTTCTGAAAAATGCGCGTAGCATAAAGAATAAACGGAAGAACAATAAGTACAATTAATGTTAACTTCCAGCTCCAATACAACATAACACCAAGAACAGCAACCATTTTAAGAAGGTCTGCAATTATCATAAACAAACCTTGGCTAAATATACCTGCAATAGTTTCTATATCACTTACTGCACGAGTTACTAACCGACCAACGGCAGATTTATCGAAATAAGCCATTCTAAATTTAAGCATATGCCTAAATAGGTTAACTCTTAAATCTCTAATAACTTCCTGCCCTAACCAGTTGGCGTAATAAATAAAACAAAACTGAAAAATTACTTCAAAGATTAAGACTCCAATCATTAAACTCACATAGAAAATTAAGTTTTCCATGCTAGTATTTACTATAGACTCATCTATCGTAAGTTTAAGTAAGATTGGTCTTAATACTCCAAATGCCGATAATGCAATTGCAGAAAATGCTACAAAGTATAACGTTAATCTATACGGGTTTGTGTATTTAAGCAATCGCTTAAACAACCTAAAATCAAATGCATTTCCAGATTCTTTTCCCATTAGTTATATGTAAATTCTTCTCTTGTTAATGATAAATTTTTAATACAGTCTGGATACAATACCTTTGTAAGATACAGACCTTGTGCAGCAACAGACTTTCCTGCTTCACCTCTATTTTTGCTTGCAATTATATCGTGTATACTTCCTGGTAAACGTTTACCAAGTCCTACTTCTAATAACGTACCAACAATTGCTCTCACCATATTTCTTAAAAACCGATCTGCTCGTATAGTAAAGACGAGTTTATGTCCATGTTGTGACCAATGCGCGTAGGTAATCTTACAATTAAAGGTTTTTACATCTGTCTTAACCTTAGAAAAACACTCAAAGTCTGTATACTCTAACAGAACTTTGGCTGCAGTATTCATTGCTTCTACATCTAATGGCTTAATAATGTACAATGCACTTTCAGACAAGAAAGGATCTTTTCTTGTAGTCACCACATATTCATACTCTCTAGCCATAGCATCAAACCTTGCGTGTGCTTCACTATTTACAAGATAAACATCTCGAACAGCTACACTATCTGGCAACAATTTATTCAGCTTATATAAAAACTGTGATTCATTTATAGTAGTATCACTGTCAAAATGCGCTATTAATTGTTTACCATGAACACCTGTATCTGTTCTGCCTGCACCAAAAATAGTAACAGCTTTTTGAAAATATACTGCTATAGCATCCTCTAACACCTCTTGCACAGAGATATCTTCGGGTTGTCTTTGAAAACCATGATAGGGTTTTCCATTATAAGCTATGTCTAAGAAGTAGCGCAAAATTTTACTTTAATACAATATAGAAATGCAAAGATAAGGCATATACCTTAAGGAGTAATAGGCTTTGGTATTGATTACAATTATAAAGGCTCACATACAATTTATCTAATCTCTTGGCTATAATTAAGACTTGAAATGCTGAATTTATTGTTATTTTGTTTTTAAAATTTTAGCCTTGAAACACATTTTATTACTTAGTGATACACATAGTCATATTGATGATACTATTATTAAATATGTAAAGCAAGCAGATGAAGTTTGGCACGCTGGAGATATTGGTGATTTAAAAGTAACAGACACTATTGCAAAGCTTAAACCACTACGAGCTGTGTATGGTAATATAGATGACACCAAAGCAAGACAAGAGTTTCCCTTAGATTCTGTTTTTACTGTTGAAGGCGTGAAAGTATATATGACACATATAGGTGGCTATCCTGGAACCTACAAACCGAGAGTTTACCCTATTTTAAAACGCGAACAACCCAAGTTATTTATATGTGGGCACTCTCACATTTTAAAAGTAATGAATGACAAAAACCTAAACTGTCTTCATATGAATCCTGGTGCTATTGGAAAGCACGGTTTTCATAAGGTGAGAACAATGCTTCGCTTTAAAGTTGACAATGCAACTATTTCAGATTTGGAAGTTGTAGAGCTTAAACGTTAAAAACTAATCTAAAAATGAATTTAATGGCAATTGACCAACTTGTATTTTACTACCTTTTTCATTAGTAACTTTGGTCCAAGCAACAAATACGCGATCCTTAAAAATTTCGAGTTGAGGAAAACCACTAGATCGTTTTTCTGAAGTATCTGAAATTGTAACCACCTTTCCTAATTTACCATCTTTAGAAACTGTTCTTGCATATATAGATGCGTCTTCTAACCAACTTACTATTGCTGTTTGCTCATTTATTAAATCTACATCTACACGACCATTAGGGTTACCCAAATCTACCTTAATAGGTTTCAAAAAATGCTCTCCAGCGTCTTCAGAGAAAATCACATTTACTTGTGAGGCTTCATTAGGTGCCGCAAACCAAGCTACTACCAAAGTGTTTTCTATTGATGCCGCACGTGGTCCATTTACAGGACAGCCATTTATTTTCCAGTTGTCATTATATAGTGTTTTAGGACTTGTCCACGTATCATTTACAAATCTTACAATACTCATATCTCGTACCTCAGCATCGCTCCTATCTCTATAAATAACAACGGGACCATTAGCTGTAAGTGCAGCAGTTGTTTGGCAACAATCGCACACTTTGCCATCGAGCTCAACACTATTGTAAATTTCACCTTCAGGTGTTACAAAAGCTCCACGAATTGTCATTGCGCGTTTATCTTCAGAAACATTTACTGTATGACGACCATCTAACCAGGTTACAAAAAACTCTTGGTCTGGCATAGGCAACATAGACACAAAACCGTGTTCTGCTTCAACATTATCCTTATGAAGTTTAAACGACTGTGACCAAGACGAATCCTTAACTTTTCTGTTAAGCATAACATCATAGGTATAAATTCCTGTAGCAGATTTTTGCAACGTGTGTGCTAAAAACAGATTGTCATTTCCTGAAATTACTGGATAATCTGCCCAATTCACAAACCAGTTACTACCTTGAGTTATGGTTTCTGGAGTAGAAAATGAAGTGTTGCCCAACTTAGCATATTTGAGTTTGAATACACTGTCATTTTCAGTTTCTTGCCAACTCACATACACATCTTCATCTGTAGCTAAAAGATAAGGTGTTAAACTTTTGGAGGCCAACTGCATTGAAAACAACTCAACCGTTGTTGTGTTAGAATTGGGGTTTTCAATATTCTCTAACTTTTCCTTAGAGCTGTTTTTACAAGAGATTAAACTTAATATAAGTAAAAAGAAACCTGTAAACCTTATCATAATTTAGAAACGTTTAATTGATAACTGGTTCTGCATACAAATCGAAATCTGAAGCTTCAGTAATTTTTACAGTTACAAACTCTGCAGTTTTCAGGTAGTGTTTTTCAGCATCTATTAATACTTCATTATCTACATCTGGAGAATCAAATTCTGTTCTTCCTACAAAATAGCCACCTTCTTTTCTATCTATAACAACCTTAAACTCCTTACCAATATGCTGCTGGTTAAGTTCCCAAGATATTTGTCCTTGAATTTCCATAATCTGGTTAGCTCTATCTTGCTTTACATCTTCCGGAACATCATCCTCTAAATTATAGGCGTGCGTGTTTTCTTCGTGGGAATAGGTAAAACACCCTAAACGCTCAAAACGCATATCTTTAACCCATTGCTTAAGAATTTGGAAATCTTCTTCAGTTTCGCCTGGGTATCCAACTATTAAAGTAGTCCTAATTGCCATAGTAGGCACCTTAGCTCTAAATTCTTTAAGTAGCTTAGTGGTTTTCTCCTGTGTTGTACCTCGACGCATAGACTTAAGAATCTTATCTGATATGTGTTGAAGCGGTATATCTAAATAATTACAAATTTTAGGCTCCTCATTCATAACATCTAAAACATCCATAGGGAATCCTGTTGGAAATGCGTAGTGTAATCTTATCCACTCAATACCTTCAACCTTAACAAGCTCTCTTAACAGCTCTGCAAGATTTCTCTTCTTATATAAATCTAAGCCATAATAAGTAAGGTCTTGAGCAATAAGAATAAGTTCCTTTACTCCGTTTGCTGCAAGGCTTTTAGCATCTGCTACAATATCCTCAATAGGAGTAGATCTGTGTTTACCTCTCATTAAAGGAATTGCACAAAATGAACAAGGCCTATCACAACCTTCGGCTATCTTTAAATAAGCATAGTTCTTTGGAGTTGTGGTTACACGCTCACCGACTAATTCATGTTTATAATCTGCTCCCAATGCTTTTAAAAGACTTGGCAACTCTGTAGTTCCAAAATATTGATCTACTTCTGGAATATCTTTTTGCAAGTCTGGCTTATAGCGTTCAGACAAACAGCCTGTAACAAAGACTTTATCTATAATACCTTCTTCTTTTTGCTTTACAGCATCTAATATGGTATTTACACTTTGCTCTTTAGCGTTATCTATAAAGCCACACGTATTAATGACCACTACATTACCTTCTTCCTCATGAACAACATCTTTATTGTTAGCCTTTAGCTGTCCCATTAGCACCTCACTGTCGTAAACATTCTTACTACAGCCTAAAGTGATAACGTTAATCTTGTTCTTTTTCCTTGTTTTTGTACGCATTGCTTATATTGAAAAAAATGTGTGCAAAGATAGCGCCTTAAATTTAGAAGAGCGAATTCGAACGTGTTAACTTTAGCGTGAGCATTAAACTATTTTATATCTTAGCTGTCAAACACTTATGAAAGCAATTTATCTCTTTTATTTAATAGTCTTTAGCTTGAGCTGCACTAGCTCTACAGATTTTGTTGATGAAACTGAAAATCCTACTGAAGAGACACCTGAAACACCAACCAATAGCACATTATATTTTCCGCCTATTAATTCTGAAAACTGGGATACAGCTACACCAGAATCTTTAGGTTGGCACACAGAAAATATTGATGTTTTAGACGAATTTCTAGTACAAAGCGGTACTAAAGCTTTTATAATATTAAGCAAAGGCAAAATAATATTAGAAAAGTATTACAATAACAGTGAAGCTTCAGATAATTTACCTTGGAACTCTGCAGGTAAGACACTTACAGCGTTCTTTATTTTACAAGCTGCAGAAAACAACTTAATTCATTTAGATGATCCGACAACTAGTTATTTAGGAGTTGGGTGGACTAATATGACACCAGAACAGGAACAGAATATTACCATAAGGCACCAAATGACAATGACTTCTGGCGGCGATTTTACTGTTGAAAATACTTCTTGTACAGACCCTGAATGTTTAAATTATTTAAATGATCCTGACACCAATTGGTATTATCACAATGCATTTTACTCATTATTACAACCAGTTTTAAATAATGCTATCCCAGATGGTTTTGATTCATACTTCGAGACTAATTTGAAGAATAAAATTGGTATGAATGGAGCTTGGATTCAGCTTGGTTATGTAAGGGTATATTTTAGCACAGCGAGAAGCATGGCAAGATTTGGGTTATTAAATTTAAGCAAAGGTATTTGGAATACAGAAGAATTACTTTCTGCAGAACTTGTTACAGAAAGCCAAACATCCTCGCAAGAATTAAATCCAGCTTACGGTTATTTATGGTGGCTTAATGGAAAGTCTACTTACAAATTGCCTACTTTAAACGCTACATTTAACGGAGAGCTTATTCCAAATGCTCCAGCAGATCTTGTTGCTGGTTTAGGTAAAAACGATCAGAAACTTTATGTTATACCTAGCAAAGACTTAGTGATTGTAAGAATGGGAGACGCATCTGACGCTGAACTACAAGGACCATCTGGTTATGACAATGAGTTATGGGAAAAATTAAACCTTGTATTTGGTGATTAAACAGTTCTTTATTTGAAAAAAGAGTCTACAAATTCAAATTTATCGAAGGCTTGAAGATCTTCAATACCTTCTCCTACTCCAATATATTTTACAGGAATTTGAAACTGGTCACTAATACCAATAACAACACCACCTTTAGCAGTACCATCTAATTTTGTAATAGCAAGACTTGTAACTTCTGTAGCTGCAGTAAATTGTTTAGCCTGCTCAAATGCATTTTGTCCTGTAGAGCCATCTAAAACTAACAACACTTCATCTGGTACATTATCTGCAACTTTCTGCATTACACGTTTAACCTTACTTAACTCATTCATAAGGTTTACCTTGTTATGTAAACGACCTGCAGTATCAACTAAGACTACATCTGCATTTTGTTTCACAGCTTCTTGCACAGTTTCAAAAGCAACAGATGCTGGGTCACTTCCCATTTGCTGTTTAACAATAGGAACACCTGTACGGTCTGCCCAAACTTGGAGTTGGTCTATAGCGGCAGCTCTAAACGTATCTGCTGCGCCCAATACAACATTCTTACCTTGACTTTTAAATTGATGTGCCAGTTTACCAATAGTTGTAGTCTTACCTACACCATTAACACCAACAACCATTATTACATATGGTTTTTTACCTTCCGGAATATGAAAACCTAATTTAGAATCGGTTTCTGTTTCGCTTAAAAGACCTGCAATTTCTTCTCTAAGAATAAGATTAAGCTCATCTGTACCAAGATATTTATCTTTAGCAACGCGTTCTTCAATACGTTTGATGATTTTTATAGTTGTAGTAACACCAACATCACTAGCTACAAGAATTTCTTCAAGTTCATCTAGAACATCATCATCTACTTTAGATTTTCCTGCAACTGCTTTAGATAATTTACCAAAGAAAGAAGATTTACTTTTTTCTAATCCTTTATCTAAGGTTTCTTTTTTTTCTTTAGAGAATAAGTTTTTAAATAATGCCATAGTTAAAACCGGAAAGCCAAGAGGCGGTTATATTGTTAAGTATTTGTATTGCAAATATACTAAAATAGAAAAAGCCGTTTCTGTTTTAGAAACGGCTAAATACAAATATTATAGTAAGACTTATTTCTTAGCGAAAAAGTCATTCACACTGTCTGGGTCCATTACAGACTCAACAAATGTATAAGCTCCTGTCTTAGGCGACTTCACCATTTTAATGGCTTTAGTTAATCGCTTAGATCCTGTCTGTAAACTTGCTACTGATTTCTTTGCCATGGTAAATTATTTTATCTCCTTGTGAATTGTCATTTTACGTAGGATAGGATTAAATTTCTTAATCTCTAATCTGTCCGGTGTATTTTTCTTGTTCTTGGTAGTGATGTAACGAGACGTTCCTGGTTTACCAGAATCCTTGTGCTCTGTGCACTCCAAAATCACTTGTACTCTATTGCCTTTCTTTGCCATATCTTAAAACTTTGACGGTCTTATTGGTTTAAAAACCCTTTAGCTCGGGCCTCCTTTATTACTGCTGAAATCCCTTTCTTGTTGATAGTCTTTAAAGCAGACGTTGATATTTTTAGGGTCATCCACTTATCCTCTTCTGGGATGTAGAAACGCTTTTTGATCAAGTTAACGTTAAATTTACGCTTGGTCTTGTTCATTGCGTGCGATACGTTGTTTCCAACCATCGCTCTTTTTCCTGTAAGTTCACAAACTCTTGACATGTTTCTATTGTTTAGCGTTATTTCAAAACAGATTGCAAAATTAAGAAATCTTATAAGACTGGCAACTATTTATGAGAAAATATTTTATAGTTTTTGCAAATCTTTCAATAGCAACTCTAATGCCTTGTTCACAGCCTTTCGAGTAGTTTTTTCTCTGTGGTTACCAAAATTAAATTTATGAACCTTGGTTTCTTCAGGAGAAGAAACGCCAATAAAAACTGTACCAACCTCTTGTTTACTATCTCCTT
This region of Croceibacter atlanticus HTCC2559 genomic DNA includes:
- a CDS encoding ABC transporter ATP-binding protein, which encodes MGKESGNAFDFRLFKRLLKYTNPYRLTLYFVAFSAIALSAFGVLRPILLKLTIDESIVNTSMENLIFYVSLMIGVLIFEVIFQFCFIYYANWLGQEVIRDLRVNLFRHMLKFRMAYFDKSAVGRLVTRAVSDIETIAGIFSQGLFMIIADLLKMVAVLGVMLYWSWKLTLIVLIVLPFILYATRIFQKKMKSAFEEVRTQVSNLNSFVQERITGMKIVQIFAREETEYKNFKVINDKHRKGWIKTVWYNSIFFPIAEIASSITIGLIFWYGGLRVLESDAISLGVIVMFMELVQMFFRPLRQIADKFNTLQMGMVATNRVFGILDTHSSIDDEGSTVLSGIKGDISFKDVKFSYVEHEEVLKGISFDAEAGETIAIVGATGAGKSTVINLLSRLYDIKSGEILVDGINIKDATLVSLRKEIAVVLQDVFLFADTILNNITLNNPEVTEEQVIQASKEIGVHDFISTLPNGYHYNVKERGVMLSSGQRQLIAFLRAYVSNPSILVLDEATSSVDSYSEQLIQDATDKITKGRTSIVIAHRLATIKKADRILVMDAGKIVEQGTHKQLLKKENGYYKNLYEVQFMEEAI
- the truA gene encoding tRNA pseudouridine(38-40) synthase TruA; this encodes MRYFLDIAYNGKPYHGFQRQPEDISVQEVLEDAIAVYFQKAVTIFGAGRTDTGVHGKQLIAHFDSDTTINESQFLYKLNKLLPDSVAVRDVYLVNSEAHARFDAMAREYEYVVTTRKDPFLSESALYIIKPLDVEAMNTAAKVLLEYTDFECFSKVKTDVKTFNCKITYAHWSQHGHKLVFTIRADRFLRNMVRAIVGTLLEVGLGKRLPGSIHDIIASKNRGEAGKSVAAQGLYLTKVLYPDCIKNLSLTREEFTYN
- a CDS encoding metallophosphoesterase family protein, with protein sequence MKHILLLSDTHSHIDDTIIKYVKQADEVWHAGDIGDLKVTDTIAKLKPLRAVYGNIDDTKARQEFPLDSVFTVEGVKVYMTHIGGYPGTYKPRVYPILKREQPKLFICGHSHILKVMNDKNLNCLHMNPGAIGKHGFHKVRTMLRFKVDNATISDLEVVELKR
- the rimO gene encoding 30S ribosomal protein S12 methylthiotransferase RimO encodes the protein MRTKTRKKNKINVITLGCSKNVYDSEVLMGQLKANNKDVVHEEEGNVVVINTCGFIDNAKEQSVNTILDAVKQKEEGIIDKVFVTGCLSERYKPDLQKDIPEVDQYFGTTELPSLLKALGADYKHELVGERVTTTPKNYAYLKIAEGCDRPCSFCAIPLMRGKHRSTPIEDIVADAKSLAANGVKELILIAQDLTYYGLDLYKKRNLAELLRELVKVEGIEWIRLHYAFPTGFPMDVLDVMNEEPKICNYLDIPLQHISDKILKSMRRGTTQEKTTKLLKEFRAKVPTMAIRTTLIVGYPGETEEDFQILKQWVKDMRFERLGCFTYSHEENTHAYNLEDDVPEDVKQDRANQIMEIQGQISWELNQQHIGKEFKVVIDRKEGGYFVGRTEFDSPDVDNEVLIDAEKHYLKTAEFVTVKITEASDFDLYAEPVIN
- a CDS encoding serine hydrolase domain-containing protein is translated as MKAIYLFYLIVFSLSCTSSTDFVDETENPTEETPETPTNSTLYFPPINSENWDTATPESLGWHTENIDVLDEFLVQSGTKAFIILSKGKIILEKYYNNSEASDNLPWNSAGKTLTAFFILQAAENNLIHLDDPTTSYLGVGWTNMTPEQEQNITIRHQMTMTSGGDFTVENTSCTDPECLNYLNDPDTNWYYHNAFYSLLQPVLNNAIPDGFDSYFETNLKNKIGMNGAWIQLGYVRVYFSTARSMARFGLLNLSKGIWNTEELLSAELVTESQTSSQELNPAYGYLWWLNGKSTYKLPTLNATFNGELIPNAPADLVAGLGKNDQKLYVIPSKDLVIVRMGDASDAELQGPSGYDNELWEKLNLVFGD
- the ftsY gene encoding signal recognition particle-docking protein FtsY encodes the protein MALFKNLFSKEKKETLDKGLEKSKSSFFGKLSKAVAGKSKVDDDVLDELEEILVASDVGVTTTIKIIKRIEERVAKDKYLGTDELNLILREEIAGLLSETETDSKLGFHIPEGKKPYVIMVVGVNGVGKTTTIGKLAHQFKSQGKNVVLGAADTFRAAAIDQLQVWADRTGVPIVKQQMGSDPASVAFETVQEAVKQNADVVLVDTAGRLHNKVNLMNELSKVKRVMQKVADNVPDEVLLVLDGSTGQNAFEQAKQFTAATEVTSLAITKLDGTAKGGVVIGISDQFQIPVKYIGVGEGIEDLQAFDKFEFVDSFFK
- a CDS encoding DUF4295 domain-containing protein, translated to MAKKSVASLQTGSKRLTKAIKMVKSPKTGAYTFVESVMDPDSVNDFFAKK
- the rpmG gene encoding 50S ribosomal protein L33, yielding MAKKGNRVQVILECTEHKDSGKPGTSRYITTKNKKNTPDRLEIKKFNPILRKMTIHKEIK
- the rpmB gene encoding 50S ribosomal protein L28, whose product is MSRVCELTGKRAMVGNNVSHAMNKTKRKFNVNLIKKRFYIPEEDKWMTLKISTSALKTINKKGISAVIKEARAKGFLNQ